One region of Bacterioplanoides sp. SCSIO 12839 genomic DNA includes:
- the grpE gene encoding nucleotide exchange factor GrpE, with protein sequence MSEEQNIQDEIQKPAEEQVEATEATAEEAVEGANEQTGDEALTSLLEAAQQEIADLKDQMLRVQAEMQNVRRRAEADVEKAHKFGVEKFANEMLSVADNLDRALAAAGDDEATKPLREGVEMTLTGFAAGLAKFKVETVDPMGETFNPELHQAMSMIESAEAAPNTVIAVMQKGYTLQGRLLRPAMVMVSKGAPQIDENA encoded by the coding sequence ATGTCTGAAGAGCAGAACATTCAGGACGAAATCCAGAAGCCAGCTGAAGAGCAGGTTGAAGCAACCGAAGCGACTGCAGAAGAAGCAGTTGAAGGCGCAAATGAGCAAACCGGTGACGAAGCACTGACTTCTCTGCTGGAAGCCGCTCAACAGGAAATCGCTGATCTGAAAGATCAGATGTTACGGGTTCAGGCAGAGATGCAGAACGTACGTCGCCGTGCCGAAGCGGATGTCGAAAAAGCGCATAAGTTTGGCGTAGAAAAGTTCGCTAACGAAATGTTAAGCGTGGCAGACAACCTGGATCGTGCACTGGCCGCTGCCGGTGATGACGAAGCGACCAAACCTCTGCGTGAAGGTGTGGAAATGACACTGACGGGTTTTGCGGCTGGTCTTGCGAAATTCAAAGTAGAAACCGTTGATCCGATGGGTGAAACCTTTAACCCGGAATTGCACCAGGCAATGTCGATGATTGAGAGCGCAGAAGCAGCGCCTAACACCGTGATTGCTGTAATGCAGAAGGGTTATACCTTGCAAGGTCGTCTGTTGCGTCCCGCCATGGTGATGGTGAGCAAGGGTGCTCCGCAAATCGACGAAAACGCATAA
- the recN gene encoding DNA repair protein RecN, with protein MLLHLSIHQFALVDELELEFKPGMAVITGETGAGKSILLDALGIALGQRAEADSVRFGANKAEVSASFTPNDNARSWLEQRDLPTDDDQIILRRVVSSEGRSRGYINGRPASANDLKDLAQCLIDVHSQHAHQRLLQKDTPRQLVDAFGNLQQDARAVSQAFKHWQKNAQRLKTLSEESSEIQAQRQLLSYQVEELRELNLSENELDELEAEHKRLANAETMLLSGQQALASCLGNESAEMAATQLAYQAMNLLNQLDDNHPTLLEAKELLQQAHIQLEEAGLSLQRYLEQVDINPHRLQQVESRLGEIFSVARKHQIQPQRLYPYWQEQEDQLAQLNLSDDDLLELEQEVERLREHFQQLAQKLSKKRQKAAAKLDKEVEAHFDSLALGRARFMTQLEALESQQANQHGIDNISFHVQTNPGMPSGPLAKVLSGGELSRISLAIQVVTAATSQIPSLIFDEVDVGIGGGTAERVGRLMRSLGKEDGQVMCVTHQPQVAAQAHQHFQVSKISGDNSTHTQIRELNNKQRSEELARMLGGVDITQQTLAHAQEMLDLVQ; from the coding sequence ATGTTGTTACATTTATCTATCCATCAGTTTGCGTTAGTGGATGAACTGGAGCTGGAATTTAAACCCGGCATGGCGGTGATTACCGGCGAAACCGGTGCAGGCAAGTCGATTCTGCTGGATGCTCTCGGCATCGCACTCGGACAAAGAGCGGAAGCCGATAGCGTGCGCTTTGGTGCCAATAAAGCCGAAGTCAGTGCCAGTTTCACCCCAAACGACAATGCCAGAAGCTGGTTAGAGCAACGTGACCTGCCCACGGACGATGATCAGATTATCCTGCGTCGGGTGGTTTCCAGCGAAGGCCGCTCCCGTGGTTATATCAATGGCCGCCCGGCCTCTGCCAATGATCTCAAAGATCTGGCTCAATGCCTGATTGATGTTCACTCGCAACATGCTCACCAACGCCTGCTGCAAAAAGATACACCACGACAACTGGTGGATGCTTTTGGCAATTTACAACAGGATGCTCGTGCGGTTTCACAAGCCTTTAAACACTGGCAGAAGAATGCCCAACGGTTAAAAACCCTTAGCGAAGAAAGCAGCGAAATACAGGCACAGCGTCAGCTACTCAGCTATCAGGTTGAAGAATTACGTGAGTTAAACCTGAGTGAAAACGAATTGGATGAGTTAGAAGCCGAACATAAACGGTTAGCCAACGCTGAAACCATGTTGCTCAGCGGCCAGCAAGCTCTGGCTTCCTGCCTGGGTAACGAGAGCGCTGAAATGGCCGCAACTCAACTGGCCTACCAGGCGATGAATCTACTGAATCAACTGGATGACAATCACCCAACTCTGCTGGAAGCCAAAGAGTTGTTACAGCAAGCGCATATCCAGCTGGAAGAAGCTGGCTTATCGCTGCAGCGCTATCTGGAACAAGTCGATATAAATCCGCATCGGTTACAGCAAGTAGAGAGTCGTTTAGGTGAAATCTTTTCGGTGGCCCGCAAGCATCAGATTCAACCACAGCGCCTATATCCATACTGGCAGGAACAGGAAGATCAGTTAGCTCAGTTAAATCTCAGCGACGATGATTTATTAGAACTGGAACAGGAAGTGGAACGTCTGCGCGAACACTTCCAACAGCTGGCACAAAAGCTATCAAAAAAACGTCAGAAAGCAGCCGCGAAACTTGATAAAGAAGTGGAAGCACACTTTGACTCACTGGCATTAGGTCGTGCGCGTTTTATGACTCAATTAGAGGCGCTCGAGTCTCAACAAGCCAATCAACACGGTATCGACAACATCAGCTTCCACGTACAAACCAACCCGGGTATGCCTTCCGGGCCGTTGGCCAAAGTGCTTTCTGGTGGTGAGCTCTCTCGTATCAGCTTGGCGATTCAGGTAGTGACTGCAGCTACCAGCCAGATTCCAAGTTTGATTTTTGATGAAGTGGATGTCGGCATTGGTGGCGGTACCGCCGAGCGCGTAGGTCGTTTAATGCGATCTTTAGGCAAAGAGGACGGCCAGGTTATGTGTGTGACCCACCAGCCACAGGTTGCTGCTCAGGCTCACCAACATTTTCAGGTGAGTAAAATCAGCGGCGATAATTCCACTCACACTCAGATTCGTGAACTCAACAACAAACAACGCTCGGAAGAGTTAGCACGCATGTTAGGTGGTGTGGATATTACTCAACAAACCCTGGCGCATGCTCAGGAGATGTTAGACCTGGTGCAATGA
- a CDS encoding DUF4136 domain-containing protein: protein MLKQIMAWAGILLLAGCSSISTDYDYNEDVNLAELKKWNWLETSKDSGSHKYHVDGLNDRRIREGLEQQLTSAGLTKVPAEEAQILVNYLTKVENKTDVNTFYTSFGYYPYSYRGLGAGLQADTRVHEYKEGTLIIDIVDAKSKDLLWRGAGSDTIKEGRTPAERTEQIQEALKTIFEAYPPGKKK, encoded by the coding sequence ATGTTAAAACAAATCATGGCATGGGCTGGCATCTTGCTGCTGGCAGGCTGTAGCTCAATCAGTACCGATTACGACTACAACGAAGACGTAAACTTAGCTGAATTGAAAAAATGGAACTGGCTGGAAACCTCAAAAGACAGTGGTTCTCATAAATATCATGTGGATGGTTTAAATGATCGCCGTATCCGTGAAGGGTTAGAGCAGCAATTAACCTCTGCAGGTTTAACCAAGGTGCCAGCAGAAGAAGCTCAGATTCTGGTGAATTACCTGACTAAGGTAGAGAACAAAACGGATGTGAATACCTTCTACACCAGCTTTGGTTACTACCCGTATTCATATCGTGGTTTGGGTGCAGGTTTGCAGGCTGACACCCGCGTGCATGAGTACAAAGAAGGGACTCTGATCATTGATATCGTTGATGCTAAAAGCAAAGATCTGCTGTGGCGTGGTGCCGGCTCCGACACAATCAAAGAAGGTCGTACTCCGGCCGAGCGTACTGAACAGATTCAGGAAGCCTTAAAAACCATCTTTGAAGCCTATCCTCCGGGCAAGAAGAAGTAA